ATAGTTGACACAATCTTCCATATGTCATTTCTTTGTTTAAATGATTTTCTCGATATTACTCTGGTGAGGAACTGCAATCCTCCCCCAGTGTTCTTTTACTGTTTCATCAACCCTCATCCCTCCTACTTTAGATAGTGCTGATTTATCATATCCTTACTAGAGAGTGATGCCTTTAGTATCATATCAGAAGCTTGAAACCCCTTCGTGATTTGAAAGTAGATTAAAATGTAACATCAACTTAGCAGCAGATCAAATTAGAGACTTCAAACAATGCTGGTCTTGCAAGGTCTTGTCTCACTCTTTAACATTCTCTACTCCGTTGTGATAATTTTAGGTTATATGAGAATGAATATGTCTGCTACTTATGGTTGAAAGTTATATCCAAGCTGCTCGTCCAATATGTTCACCCTTTCAAGTCTCTGGTCGTGGATTTGATACATTACCTCCAGGAAAAAGACTATAAACTCCTATAAGCTGCGGAATTTCACATACCCAAATGTTACATGCAATCCAGTGTGCTTCTATTCCTCCATATGTTTTGTCTCATATCAGATCATTTATATTTGCTTAGGGCCTTTCCAATCTTCATCCTTTTTGTCCGCCTAACCCTGATGACATCGCTACAATCATGTATACAAGTGGTACGACAGGTACACCAAAGGTATATGGCTTTTCTGGATGTCCTTTCAGGTGTCTGTCTCTTTCTCTCTGGTATGTAGAAGTAACTTTGTATTGGTTGTCTTCACTAAGATCTTCCTTGTCATTCTGTTATTATGTTTAGGGTGTTGTATTGACCCATGCAAACTTAATTGCGAATGTTGCTGGTGCAACCTATGGTGCTGTCTTATATCCTTCAGATGTGTAAGTATATATAATTTAGCTAAATAGATACAGAAAATTTTGCTGCTTGGTAACAACTCTTTGCACAATACAGTGAGGTTAACTAAAAATTTGTTCTGCATCCTTGACAGTTACATATCATATCTTCCTCTGGCACACATATATGAACGGGCTAACCAAATTCTAGCAGTATATTATGGGGGAGCGTCGGGCTTCTATCAAGGAGTATGAGACTCGAACTTGTGTTTCTTCCTTATTACTTTTTGCATTTAAAAGTATGGTTTTGCATATCATTATGTTGCTTGTTAATGTGACAAGAAAATATGCATAGTCTAAAAGTTTCAAGCGAACACTTTGGAACTTATCAAAGGAAAATGACTTTGTAACAACAAAGATCTCGGCAAGATTTTTAATAAATGATCTTGATTGTGTTGACCTAGAGAattgttttttccttctttttagttttttcttcTGGTGGCACACATACCTGATATTGTTTATGATTCACTGCGGATATCAAATAAGTGGAAATCTTTTGCTGTTCGACGCTGCATTTTCTGAGCTGCTAAAACCTAGATATATTTAAAGCTTCGTCGatcaaaattttttgtattagCATAATATGTTGCTAATGTCTTTGCAGGACCTTTTAAAGTTGCTGGAGGATATGGCTGTCCTTAAACCTACTATATTTTGCAGTGTTCCTCGGCTATACAATAAAATATATGCTGGGTAGAATGAAACTGTTTGCTGCTTTCAGTCTCTTTGTTGATGGCAATTCTTGTGGTTTTTCAGCAGCCCACTTAATCCCTTTTGTTGCTGCAGCATCATGAATGCGGTAAAGTCATCTGGTGTCTTGAGGCAGAGGCTATTTTATGCTGCATACAATGCTAAAAAGCAAGCAAAATTCAGCGGTGAGTAATCAATTCACTAGTCTTGCATGTTTTGCGAGTGTATGAAATAACTTGTTTGCTGAGCTGCTTATGTGATACTTACAAGGGTCTATAAGTTCTTAAGAATATGTAAGCTGTCAGTGTTtaagattaaagaaaaaaattggctTGATGAGTAAATTGTTGATGGGTGTCAAAAGAAACTGATATTTTTAATCATGAAGAGGTATTTTGAAAACCTGATGACTGAACAGTTTCTGTATCGTCAAACCATCTTTTCCTACCCTCGTCAGCTGGTTCTCCCAGGTGCTATCCTTGAGAATCTTGTGTAATCACAAAAGCCCTTTCAGATTCCAGACAATAGTATGAATGAAGTTTACCCAAAAGTGAACCTTTTACAGGATGTTATTGCATTCAGTTTTATTTATCCAAAAAGATGAGATAGTAAGTTGTTCTTTCTGATATCCAGAATGAGTTTTTCCTGATAAATATTTCAGGGAAAAAGTCATCCCCAATGTGGGACAGGTTAGTGTTCAACAGAATAAAGGCAATGTTGGGAGGTAGAGTTCGTTCCATGGTTTCAGGGGCCTCACCCTTGTCTCCAGATGTCATGGACTTTTTGCGGGTGTAAGTTGACTGCTGGCTTGGGGAGTTCATATCAATAAGTTGTTCCATCGAAATACGTGTGATCTGTTTTAGCACGCTAACAAGTAAATTTTCTGTAGGTGTTTCGGTTGTCAGGTAGTAGAAGGATACGGAATGACTGAGACTTCTTGTGTTATAACCATTATGGATGAGCAGGATATCCTATCTGGTCATGTTGGCGCCCCTAATGCTGCATGTGGTGAGAAAAGATGCACCTTGTAAGTGTAGTTTCTTTTCAGTATCTTCTTTACTTCAGGCTGTCATTATGCTCTATTTCTCTGTTTCAGAAATAAAGCTTGTAGACGTTCCAGAAATGAACTATACAACTGAGGATCAGCCGTATCCACGTGGTGAAATCTGTGTAAGGGGACCGATTGTGTTCCAAGGCTATTATAAAGATGAAGCGCAGACGTAGATACCTTTCTTTGCTTTCTTGTTCATTTGTATTTTCCTCCATGTGTCTGATTGTCTGCTTATTCGTGAGATTTCTGAAGTAAATAATACTTCTGATATGCTTGACTTGATCAGAAGAGAAACCATCGACGAAGATGGTTGGCTTCACACAGGAGATATTGGATTATGGGTACCTGGGGGTCGGTTGAGGATAATTGATAGGTGAGGCAAATGAGGTCTTAATTGGGAATCCTTATTATTGCTGGAAATGCCTCGAGCACTATACACTTTTTAGTCGAAGAATCTAAGATGTTGATTTGTTTTTGTGTGCATCTAAGGTGCCATGGATAATTGACAAACTGAACTTGATTCATATCTTCATGAAGCTCCTTATGTTATCTGAGCTAAGAATGGGCTTTGATCTTGATGCCTCATTGCTTCTTATATCTGTATATGCATTTTTGACTCGTCAATTTGATCAGTTTTTATAGCATGTAAGAAGTAGTTAGTATGAATTTTTTATGTGACCGACTCATTTCTTTTGATTAACCCCCTCTGAATTGATGAAAAACTGTATATCTCCAAACCGAGTTAAATGATAGAAGGTCTGGCTTGGGAAGTCTGATTTAGCTTCTGGGAGGTTTTGACGACGCTTCACCTTAAGTTCTTCCTTGACAGGAAGAAGAACATATTCAAGTTGGCACAAGGAGAATACATAGCTCCTGAGAAAATTGAGAATGTATATGCAACAAGCAAGTTTGTTGCGCAGATTTTCGTGTATGGTAAGAACACtagtctttctctctctctctctctctctcccgcTTCCTGTTTGAGAGGAAATAGTGGACTCGTTTGCTGCTCGTAGGTGACAGCCTGAACTCGTCTCTGGTTGCAATAGTCTCGGTAGAGCAGGAAATGTTGAAAGCATGGGCGGCAGCTCAAGGCATCAAGGTACCGTCTGACATGCAAATTCTGCAAGAAAAGGAATGTCCATTTAGCTGTATTTTGAAAGGAAGCACGGTATCTACTCTATAATCGAAGATAACAGGTGTATTTACTAAAGAATCATGCTCCAGTTAACTTACATTCTAAGGTCTTGTTCATGATAGCAGTACTACAGAAACTCTGCAAAATGAGAATGAGAATTGAGAGAAGATTCATTTATTTCTCTGCTTGGTTTTGATTTTCTATTATGCTTTGCAaggatatgtatatatattttttaattgctACTGACTATGGTTTACAAGACTAAACATTTTTAACGGTGCTATACATGCAATGcataaacaaaacaagcaattaaaacACACTTGCAAAGAGAAAAATATGTAGTAAAACACTCTCAGCTTTGCTTGAATCTATGAGAAGAAGAAGTACAATGTAAAGTGTCTCCTATATGATCCTCTTGAAATCTCTGGATGTAGTGTGACCACCTACAACAGCTTTGTACTGATCAAAGAGCGAGGTCTGCAGTCCTGGCTGATATGGATGCTGTGGGAAGGGCAGCTCAGGTATTGTGTATGGCAAGTTTTTAGtaccttgtttttttttggctttataTACTCTTACCTTATCCTTATTTGCAGCTGAGAGGCTTTGAGTTTGCAAAAGCTGTGACTTTGGTACTTGAACCATTCACTCTAGAGAATGGTCTGCTCACGCCCACATTCAAGGTAAATTAATACTAACAGATTTCTGAACATGAATGAACTGCACGAATGCTGCTGATACAGCCAGCCAGAAAGTATGTAACTCAAAATCCTTTTCTGCTCTTCTTTTTCAGATCAAGAGACCACAGGCAAAAGCATACTTTGCGAAAGCAATAGCTGACATGTATGCTGAACTTTCAGCTTCTGATTCCTCTTCCCAGAAAATGAAATTGTGAGAGGTAGAGAACTGGGAGAACTCAAATCAAGTCAAAAAGCTATTTTTTTGGGGGCCCTGACGTGGGCTCCAACTTGAAATATGTATATAGACACGTGCATCTATGCTTGTCATCAATTGGATAAATTTTTCACCGGAATATTGTTGCTTTTCAGTTAATAAATATAGAGTAGTCTTAGTGCTTGAATGCTGCTGCATCTTGCTATTCCAGACCCTAATTGCTTACAACAATTCATATGCATCACGTTGCCTGCATCCTACgtttcaaagaaagaaagactgGAAAATGCATATTCTTTTGAGACAAACAAAACAATCTTTTATGTACTGCGAGATGAACTCCAATCTTTTGGTCACGTCTTCTGTCATGAATGGATCAGAGAGAGTAAACATACAGaattgtcaagaaaaaaaaaaagagtttcgaACTGTTTGATACCTCAATATAATAGACCATTGGTAATAATTGGTTCGATTAGATGCGCAAGTTTGGCCTGAAGATGGAGACTGAAGAAGCCACAATCTCCTAGTGCGGTTAATGTTCTAGGATAAAGCTTTTGAATTCTGACGATGAATGCCAATCTTCCTTCACTTTCACACTGCTACGCCTCCAACAAACCTTTCTTTATTCATTTGGTCTCATTTTCACCAAGTGCGATGCCTGTATTTTCAACCATCGTTAGTGCTTCAATTTGGAGTCTTGACGAGATATTCCTCCAATGACCAAAATTTATTATTCTTGATGCAccgcgcctaggttagaggaggaaaagaaaaggaatccTTGCgtcagttttccattttattttactaATTGGTTTGCTTTGCAGAAATCccctgtttttgttttggtcctAAAAGTCATATTCCACTGATCAAATGTGTCGACAGCTTAGCTCAGTGGTTGAGTCGAAGAGACATAAATTTGCCATTTGATTAATACAAACGTTTAAAATTTGACTGCACCTTAAAAGTCAGTAGtctctaacaaaaaagagagagcacaaaattatcatattttcttaTATGCACTGATAGTGCATATACTATCACAGTTGGATATACGaaatatatgtaaaatttgagtttcaaattcaaatttggattATGCATTATGCATCTACTGATGAAAATGTATACAGTTtcagtgtataaaaaattaatctattttttaattttttttaactcacATAATTGCTACAGTATCTTTAtctttatactatataagattgagttttgGTTAAAAAATAGGTCAAATTTCAACCGCATAGGTGAGGGCTTTCTGAGAATATGAAATGTTGTGTATTAGTTTAAAAGTTTTAGGTACAAGTTAAAGAAGCATGTATTTGGGTATGTTTACTAAAATGACCccattttaatatatttaaagTTATCATTGATGAACCATCGGGGTATTGATAAAATGTGTAAGTAGTGTGCAACTGCTTTTACATTTTGTACAACCCATATATGCTTGTGTGTTTGTGTAATTATCGGAATATCCCTTAACTACCAATAACTCCCATTTTCGGCTGCAAATAACCATTTGAGATGTTGCTTTGTTTGGAATATTTGAATGGCAATCGGATTTAGGAAATGAGCCAACAatttctctatcaatggtaggaacccatttctctattatttataATTTGCATTTATGAGTCACAAACATTGGTCATTTTATCCCTTTTCAGTTTCAGGAGTtaagttttccttttttgccACTGTCTACAACGATTTGCCtaattgttttctcttccatccGAGTTTAACTctgaaattacctattatttcgTCATTAATTACACCCAATTCAATTGCCGAACCGTTGGTATCTTAATGCATAAACGATTGATTATTAGTTTCTCCCTGTTCGCATTTTAGAATTGGGATAATTCTACCTGGTTTCATACTAATCAACTCAGTATACTCTTCAATCCTAGCTACTCCTGGTGGTTCAGCGTGAGGTTAGATTTCACCCCTCCAATTTTTCAATTCCTCCCTTAATTTTGTTGGTGTGTTCTTAGTACCTACAATTAGTAACTCTTATCGTATTACCTAACTGTAAGATAGCATTTTTCGCGTTGCCTAACCCCAATTGGTTTGGATTGATTATAATCTTATAGGTTTGAAGCAACAGTAAGAAAGAGCTCTCGGTAGGGATTCTGAAATAAGGTTAGTTTTCTGTATTGCTCTGCCCTTTTGCATTATCAACGACCTTCAATTTGATATAGTTTTATTGTAACGttgtgtgaattgattgattataTCGTTTATCTTTTCATACTAAGTTTTATTTCTTCTCACAATGTGCTATTGTTTGTTCAACAAAAAAATCTCCTTCTCTACAGGCATCAAACACCCGCGCATCCTTAGTATTTATTAtagtaatatatataaaaaatacggacaaaaaaacaaaatgatCAAGTAGCTgatttaacaaaaaataaaaataaaaatttctcttttaacaaaaataaaaattgactaaaaaagtCGAGTTGAGTTTTACTTGTGTTTGACAGCCAAGGGGCTAGGGGGAACAATGGACGAACGTTGACAAAAATTCGTACGAGGAAAAAGAAGCGGCACGCACTCAGACACCGTCTCCTACACACATTCGTCCAACTCTTCTTCCCAAAGCAAACATattttagcttttcaacgctTACAAAAGTTCGACATATTCTGTTCCTTAAACATACGATTATATTCGTAAAATTTTCAGCTTCTGTGTAAGATACGACCTTGATCTTACATCGGAAGATTATCCGGCGGAGCAGTTCGGGGCTCACCGGAGTAAAAAGAcgtctatttttttttgttaaagagTTTGTTTTAGTTGGACTCTAGGGTTTTGAATTTCGTCGGAGAGATGTTATCAAATCATTTACAGAACGGGATGGAGACGGCGAAGCTGCTGTGGTCGCGGCTGCCGACTTCCGATGCGGAAGGCCAGGACGGCGTCGGAATCGGACACTATAAGAAGACCGACGGCGGCACGGTGGAGAGTCTTGACTATGAAGTTATTGAAAACTATGCTTATAGAGAAGAGCAGGTTTGAAcatcatttttcatataaattaGCTTAATTTGTTCTTTTGTtgaatccttggtgttaatttGGTTGAATATTTGGTTTGGATGAACAGGCGCTAAGGGGGAAGCTTTATATGTATTATTCAGTATGTGTAAAGTGGTTTTTTGCCTTGTTAATTGGGATCGGTAAGTGTTTATATGCTCTCATTtcgagttttcatttttggtccaatttttctttttcttataaaaaattggCACTATAGGGTTTTTCCCTATAATTgagttgatttgagctagtgtGTTTGGTTTAACTTTTGAGCCTGTAGAGTGGAGGCAAAAAGCAGGCTGGCTGGTACTCAAGGAAAATGCTATACATTCATTACATAAATGACTTATTTTCCATGATGTCGTTGCTGTTAATAATCTCCTCGTTAATGAAGTGGGGACCAATGAAAATTATAAAACTCAATCTGCATTTACCATATAACTTGCCCCAAAAGGCGTGTAAGGGAGAACTGGGGGACAAGAAATTTTTGAATGAGAACACCATAGTTGGTAAAGCCTATATTTAGATCCACGAGGTGCATAATTGGTTTGACTACATTCTGTTTTGGATGATCTATTTAGTATCAGTAATTATCAGCCAAGGACAGATGTGAACAGGTCGGCTAACAACTGCATTGGATCGCATTATGTAGGCTCACTTATCAGTACTATTTGTGCCTTCAGGGAGGGGTATAAGTTTTTCCTGTTAATGCTATGCTGATTAGCCTGAAACAAATATACACTCATGTGGCTCACCCTTACAAGTACCTTCGAAGTGGACCTctccaaattttcattttttgaaggGCAGTCTAAATTTTCCCTCATGTAACCTGCTTTTTTTGTATTTGCTTCAGGAACGGGATTTGCTGCTGTTTTTATCAACATTTCTGTAGAAAATTTTGCGGGATGGAAGTATTCACTGACTTTTAACATAattcaaaagtcatattttgcTGGTTGTATCATATACATATTATTCAACTTGGCGCTGGTTTTGTCCTCTGTATATATTATCACACATTTTGCACCAGCTGCAGCAGgatctggaattccagaaattaAGGGCTACTTGAATGGTGAGTTTGCATGGAATGCCAGCTCATTCCTTTGCTAAATCATTGAACATATTTTGTTGACTGTATTTTTTGAGAGATTGGTAATGTTTACATGATTTGCAGGAATTGACACACATGGTATCCTTCTTTTCAGGACATTGGTTGGAAAAGTATGCTGCTATACTTACTTTTTCAATTTCTGTTTTTTGGctttcaaattgatgaaaagttTGATATGTTATGCTCTTTCTGTTTCAGATATTTGGAAGTATAGGTTCAGTTGGAGGTGGTTTAGccttaggaaaagaagggccaCTTGTACATACTGGTGCTTGTATTGCTTCTTTGCTTGGACAAGTAAGTTATGTGATATCTAAGATACAGAATTTGGTTTTGCCAATTTGACAAGCATGATGGCCTTGCTTTTAAATAAATTTGTCAATTGCTTCTATCTTTGACTGCCATCACTTCATTACTCTAATATAGTTGTAGTCATTACCCTTCTGATGAAGTCATAGTAATCTTAGAAAGAAGAATGTAAAGTTTTGAATTTTCTAATTCATGAACATGCTCTTTTTGGTCTGTATCATATTTATAAATCCAGTCTACATTTCTTTTTAGGATTGCCTTTTGGAATTATTTGGATCTATATATGTTGCAGAAAACCTGTGCCCTTTGTTCAGCATAGATGTTCTTCTTTGAAATGGTTGTTTGCATCTCGATGTAACTTTAATTTCTCATCACCTTTTGTTGTCTTCACTATTTTACTATCCTTTCTGCTACAGTTGCTGTGTTGGaaaactttttcatttttcatttgcaCCTAAATTCAGGGTGGATCTACTAAGTATCATCTAAGTTCAAGGTGGCTACAAGTGTTCAACAGTGAGCGAGATCGTCGTGACCTTGTAAGTGAATTGGATTTCAAACTTTTAGAGCTCCTGGCCTCTTTTTACGCACCTTCATCCTTTACAAAACTTTTCTCATTCTCCAAGTTGCACGTGTATATTTGGGTTTGCGAAGAAAAATTTATCATGCATGCTGTGATTGCTTTAGGTTGATGACCTTGTGGACTGGCAACATTTTTGTTGGCTTGTACAAACATGAAGAAAGAAAGATGCTTTGATCTTTTCTTCATTAAAAGTTGCATAGCACAGAACTTGCTATGTTTGTGTTAAATAATGAGGCTATAGAAGTGTAGGATGAGATTTGTGACCCACAGTATGTTGGGTCATgaggaaaattttttaatctGGAGGATAATTCTTAGAAATGTCTTGATTTATTCTTTCATGCTAGCATCCTAAATGCACAGAAAAACAGTGTTATCCCTCCTGGATGTGAGATCACATTGTGAAATGTATGGGATAATGCATCTAAGATATCATGGAATCATATAAGAGACAGTGGCGTATCTGATTTTGTAACCTGTCCTTAGACATGTATCCAGCTTTCAAATATGATcattggatttctaaatttttcTGGAAAATGATGGTCCTGACCTTTCCTGGCCCTTTATTCCAGCTGATAAGCCTTTTCTACTGGTATTTTCGTCATCTTCTACATTGTTACTTCCATTTAATGTAAGTATATAGTGATAATGTATATTTGTATTCTGTGATATCGGGCTTCTCGCATTTAGGGCATTTTGAACTTTCTGATATTGATCCTGAATGGGAAACTGTTTCTTTCCTTATTTGGAAAAAGGGGTGGCATGCCTCTGATATGTGCTCATTTTTTTACTGGTTTAATGTTTTGAAAAGGTAACCTGTGGATGTGCAGCAGGAGTTGCTGCTGCTTTCAGGGCTCCAGTTGGTGGTGTATTATTTGCATTAGAAGAGGTTACGTCTTGGTATGTTTTACCTCCTGCTTACTGCTTTCTTAGGTGCTAGGTGCTAGCTTATATCTGCATGCTCATACCAAagctgtttttatttttttggatacTTTTGCTTTATGGGTTATGTCTAAATCTTGACTTCTAGTGTTCAATAACTTGTGGGAAGTTGTGACTTGATAATAAGGAATGAATTTATAAAAACATCTGATTTAGGTTGAAAAGATAAAGAGCTGGTGGAAAGGATTATTGATGTTTGATGTTTAACCAGCATCAATTTCCATTTACCCTCAAAGATGCTACATGCTTTAGTAACATGTCAATTCTTTACTAAATGGTCCTTAAAAGGTCATGCATTTTATTAGCCATAGTCAAGAATTTTTTCAGTCTAATTTGCATAACATGTTGACAGCTTACTGTAGCTGTTTAGGGATTAGATTTTTCCATGAGGAATTTCAGATAAATGCTATGCTCTTTCTAATTAGTTGCCATATATTATAATATTGAAGGTGGAGAAGTCAACTTATGTGGCGTGTCTTTTTTACTTCGGCCATTGTGGCTGTGGTTGTCCGTACTGCAATGGGGTGGTGCAAGAGTGGGAAATGTGGCCATTTTGGATCTGGTGGCTTCATTATCTGGGATGTCTCAGAGTAATGATCTGAAATTCTCCCTGATCTTTTAAATTATCTCCAATTGATTTTTTCGCTGGCATTCTAACTTTTATCGTCTTAGTGGTCAAGAAGACTATTCATTCATGGAGTTACTGCCAATGGCAGTTATTGGAGTCATTGGTGGTCTTCTGGGTATGTAATTTGACCCTTAGATTGCACTCTTGTTAGAAATGTATTTCCAATTTGAAACTTTTGAGCTATTTTCTTCCAGGAGCATTATTTAATCAGCTTACTCTTTATATAACTAACTGGCGTCGAAATTATCTGCACAAGAAAGGCAACCATATCAAAGTAAGTTTCTGAATTTAGGCTTGGACTGCAAACTGTTGAGCATGTTCATATATGTAAGTTGAAAATAAATGTGAGTTTGTTTACCCTACTCTGGCAGATTATAGAAGTGTGTCTCATCTCTGTGATCACCTCCATTATCTCATTTGGATTGCCGCTTTTTAGAAAATGCACTCCTTGCCCTGAATCAGATTTGAATTCTGGTATCGAGTGTCCACGTGCACCTGGAATGTATGGGAATTATGTCAATGTAAGATACTTTACAGTCCTAAAGTTGGTCATCATATTCCTGTGTTTTCGATGCTTTTggttttcatttacttttgtaaATGTAACTATTTGTTTGTAAATTGAACTATGTATATTGTATCCCTCTAATGTTGCTCTAAGCAAACTAGTTACTTGCATAAGAGCTAAACGCTGTATGGCAAGGCTTGTGTTTAAGATTTATGCATGCTTTAACATTTAAGTTAAAGTTACTTTGTAGGTCTAAGGGTTTTGAAGATTAAAATTTTCTTGCAAGACTTAGTGTGCTCAAAAACCTGACTTTGAGCTTTGAGATGCAAATGTTGATTTGTTTTCTTGATGTTGCGTAAATATCTATCTGTGTtctagattctctaagatgatGGTTCAGTTCTTCATTCCTGGTAAATTTTATCATTACCAGGTTCTTGTATGCTTGTATTTCTTGTCATCCACATTCCACTTTATACATATTTGTCTTTGTTTTTTGTTCTGCTCTTGATTTGATGTAGATTCAAACATATGTAGTTTCTGATCATTGCATGGATATCTATGTATCTACAGTTCTATTGCAGTAGCAAGATGGAGTACAATGATCTTGCAACAATATTCTTTAATACCCAGGTTTAGTAACATATTTCCCTGACTTCATTCACCCTCACTTTCCCCTCCCATCAGAAAAATGCAGTAACAATGCCATTCTCagtttttatttgcttataaGCTAATTGTCTTGCAGGATGATGCCATTCGAAATTTATTTAGTGCAAAGACAATTCATGAATTCAGTGCCCAGAGCCTCCTGACATTTTTGGT
This region of Coffea arabica cultivar ET-39 chromosome 3c, Coffea Arabica ET-39 HiFi, whole genome shotgun sequence genomic DNA includes:
- the LOC113734110 gene encoding chloride channel protein CLC-d-like isoform X2 produces the protein MLSNHLQNGMETAKLLWSRLPTSDAEGQDGVGIGHYKKTDGGTVESLDYEVIENYAYREEQALRGKLYMYYSVCVKWFFALLIGIGTGFAAVFINISVENFAGWKYSLTFNIIQKSYFAGCIIYILFNLALVLSSVYIITHFAPAAAGSGIPEIKGYLNGIDTHGILLFRTLVGKIFGSIGSVGGGLALGKEGPLVHTGACIASLLGQGGSTKYHLSSRWLQVFNSERDRRDLVTCGCAAGVAAAFRAPVGGVLFALEEVTSWWRSQLMWRVFFTSAIVAVVVRTAMGWCKSGKCGHFGSGGFIIWDVSDGQEDYSFMELLPMAVIGVIGGLLGALFNQLTLYITNWRRNYLHKKGNHIKIIEVCLISVITSIISFGLPLFRKCTPCPESDLNSGIECPRAPGMYGNYVNFYCSSKMEYNDLATIFFNTQDDAIRNLFSAKTIHEFSAQSLLTFLVMFYALAVVTFGTAVPAGQFVPGIMIGSTYGRLVGMFVVSFYKRLNIEEGTYALLGAASFLGGSMRMTVSLCVIMVEITNNLKLLPLIMLVLLISKAVGDAFNEGFYEEQARIRGIPLLESRPKYQMRSMTAKDACANQKVVYFPRVVKVSDIVSILRSNMHNGFPVIDHTRNGETLVIGLMLRSHLLVLLQSKVDFQHSPLPCDLRGGSLPIRHNLSEFVKPVSSKGISLEDIHLSRDDLEMYIDLAPFVNPSPYIVPEDMSLSKVYNLFRQLGLRHIFVVPRASRVIGMITRKDLLIEEHEHSGAVELQSTSQCFLAVLPMAQRKLPICEVRNMTKE
- the LOC113734110 gene encoding chloride channel protein CLC-d-like isoform X5 — protein: MLSNHLQNGMETAKLLWSRLPTSDAEGQDGVGIGHYKKTDGGTVESLDYEVIENYAYREEQALRGKLYMYYSVCVKWFFALLIGIGTGFAAVFINISVENFAGWKYSLTFNIIQKSYFAGCIIYILFNLALVLSSVYIITHFAPAAAGSGIPEIKGYLNGIDTHGILLFRTLVGKIFGSIGSVGGGLALGKEGPLVHTGACIASLLGQGGSTKYHLSSRWLQVFNSERDRRDLVTCGCAAGVAAAFRAPVGGVLFALEEVTSWWRSQLMWRVFFTSAIVAVVVRTAMGWCKSGKCGHFGSGGFIIWDVSDGQEDYSFMELLPMAVIGVIGGLLGALFNQLTLYITNWRRNYLHKKGNHIKFYCSSKMEYNDLATIFFNTQDDAIRNLFSAKTIHEFSAQSLLTFLVMFYALAVVTFGTAVPAGQFVPGIMIGSTYGRLVGMFVVSFYKRLNIEEGTYALLGAASFLGGSMRMTVSLCVIMVEITNNLKLLPLIMLVLLISKAVGDAFNEGFYEEQARIRGIPLLESRPKYQMRSMTAKDACANQKVVYFPRVVKVSDIVSILRSNMHNGFPVIDHTRNGETLVIGLMLRSHLLVLLQSKVDFQHSPLPCDLRGGSLPIRHNLSEFVKPVSSKGISLEDIHLSRDDLEMYIDLAPFVNPSPYIVPEDMSLSKVYNLFRQLGLRHIFVVPRASRVIGMITRKDLLIEEHEHSGAVELQSTSVRGQKHDKRIRKRNTDGEQPLLDGLLV